A window from Candidatus Gracilibacteria bacterium encodes these proteins:
- a CDS encoding S-layer homology domain-containing protein, protein MFITFKKTTCSILIISGLLLNTQVSFAAVFDDVDPSTSEYLAVEYLSGYAVISGYEDGSIKPAQEINRAEMVAMMVRASYGEPSATQYRNCFPDVGEEWFAPYICYAKAYGWIKGYDDGYFHPARIVNRAEALKMVSNSFEYQVSVQNQEKVNAYNDVSDNDWFGRYAQFQHEYNLNMFFGDELHPDWHLDRGQAIEIVYRHHLMHQQGEPQYLDEEDRMQYLIDQGFGDQVQEHLEDQDQDQDQDQDQDQDQDQDRDQDQDQGY, encoded by the coding sequence ATGTTTATCACATTTAAAAAAACCACCTGTTCTATACTGATCATATCTGGACTGCTCCTTAACACCCAGGTGAGTTTTGCTGCGGTCTTTGATGATGTTGACCCAAGCACTTCCGAATACTTAGCAGTAGAGTACCTATCAGGTTACGCAGTGATCAGTGGCTATGAAGATGGCTCTATTAAGCCAGCCCAAGAAATAAATCGTGCAGAAATGGTGGCAATGATGGTCCGTGCAAGTTATGGTGAGCCATCAGCCACACAGTATAGAAACTGTTTTCCTGATGTAGGAGAAGAATGGTTTGCACCTTATATTTGTTATGCAAAAGCGTATGGCTGGATTAAAGGCTATGATGATGGATATTTCCACCCCGCACGAATTGTGAACCGTGCAGAAGCCTTAAAAATGGTAAGTAACTCTTTTGAATATCAAGTGTCTGTACAAAATCAAGAAAAAGTAAATGCGTACAACGATGTGTCGGACAATGATTGGTTTGGACGCTATGCTCAATTTCAACATGAATACAATCTAAATATGTTTTTTGGTGATGAATTACATCCCGATTGGCACTTGGATCGTGGCCAAGCGATTGAGATAGTATACAGACACCACTTAATGCATCAACAAGGTGAGCCTCAATATCTAGATGAAGAGGATCGCATGCAATACTTAATCGATCAAGGTTTTGGTGATCAAGTCCAAGAGCATCTTGAAGATCAAGACCAAGACCAAGACCAAGACCAAGACCAAGACCAAGACCAAGACCAAGACCGAGACCAAGACCAAGACCAAGGGTACTAG
- a CDS encoding lmo0937 family membrane protein has product MGILDIILIVVVVAWLAGFSLNIAGSLIHLLLVLALIILVARLLGVGRRT; this is encoded by the coding sequence ATGGGCATCCTCGATATTATCCTCATTGTGGTGGTCGTCGCTTGGCTGGCAGGGTTCTCCCTCAACATAGCCGGCTCACTGATCCACCTCCTCTTGGTGCTGGCGCTCATCATCTTAGTCGCACGACTACTGGGTGTAGGCCGCCGCACTTAA
- a CDS encoding dihydrofolate reductase family protein, whose protein sequence is MRNLVLFLHLSLDGFSATEDGRLDWIPYNESLQQYAAKVVATVGVPVYGRVTYEMMKGYWPMMLRDESASKQTREHAEWLEGVEKIVVSTTLPEQDWNNTRVIRENVVEELTKLKQEPGKNLVIFGSITLANSLMESDLIDEFQFTISPVFLGRGKTFIRSIGKKLPLELLASEAVEGGVVGLHYKVVR, encoded by the coding sequence ATGCGAAATCTCGTACTCTTTCTCCATCTGTCGCTCGATGGGTTCAGTGCCACTGAAGATGGCCGCCTTGATTGGATCCCGTACAATGAATCGCTTCAACAGTACGCTGCAAAGGTTGTGGCTACCGTGGGTGTGCCTGTGTATGGCCGTGTGACCTACGAAATGATGAAAGGATACTGGCCGATGATGCTTCGGGACGAATCTGCCTCGAAGCAGACCAGAGAACATGCGGAGTGGCTTGAAGGTGTGGAGAAGATTGTCGTATCTACGACACTTCCAGAACAGGATTGGAACAACACACGAGTCATACGCGAGAATGTTGTAGAAGAGCTTACCAAGCTTAAACAGGAACCCGGGAAGAATCTTGTTATCTTCGGAAGCATAACGCTTGCAAACTCGCTCATGGAAAGCGATCTCATCGATGAGTTTCAGTTCACAATCAGTCCAGTTTTCCTCGGGAGGGGTAAAACATTTATCCGAAGTATAGGGAAAAAGCTTCCACTTGAGCTGCTGGCGTCAGAGGCCGTAGAAGGAGGTGTTGTTGGGCTTCATTATAAGGTGGTGCGGTAA
- a CDS encoding sigma-70 family RNA polymerase sigma factor translates to MNRDEKPQLLQDLNQSTGVLLITDTNGHILYVNRQVEETKGFSEQEILGKRPGELWGGHMDESFYEKMWNYIYVQNRPFVSEVQNLNKQGDVLHEEVHIAPLLNPEGEVEYFIEIDPKVHTKSELSSFDQEFLSLGKAPPLTPDDLMHMLKRWILKEPLNRQPDLKEDFAHFMHRLFLSQNTNSKIEDKFLVESAQENIIAFKKLYSKYYKKIFAYFVHRVNFRGEAEELSQETFLRAFKSLNYFSYQDCTYLSYLLMIAHNLLVNHYRKYRPVLKDDLSLLATTDASEIYKDIELELLWKAVHELSKIEEQVLKMKYQEDRSVREIAYTFDKSENAIKLILSRARKKLGKQFAE, encoded by the coding sequence ATGAATAGAGACGAAAAACCACAACTACTGCAAGATTTAAATCAGAGTACCGGAGTACTGCTCATTACAGATACGAATGGGCACATTTTGTATGTTAATAGGCAAGTTGAGGAAACGAAAGGCTTTTCTGAACAAGAAATCTTGGGAAAACGGCCAGGTGAACTATGGGGAGGACATATGGATGAGTCTTTTTATGAGAAAATGTGGAATTATATTTATGTTCAAAACCGCCCTTTTGTTAGTGAAGTACAAAACCTGAATAAACAGGGAGATGTCTTACATGAAGAGGTACACATTGCTCCCCTCCTGAATCCTGAGGGCGAGGTAGAATATTTTATTGAGATCGATCCCAAAGTTCACACCAAAAGTGAACTTTCTTCTTTTGATCAAGAATTTCTTTCCTTGGGTAAAGCTCCGCCATTGACGCCCGACGACTTGATGCACATGCTTAAACGCTGGATTCTCAAAGAACCATTGAACCGTCAGCCCGATCTCAAAGAAGATTTTGCTCACTTCATGCATCGGCTTTTCTTGTCGCAGAATACAAACTCAAAGATTGAAGATAAATTTTTAGTTGAATCTGCCCAAGAAAATATAATTGCTTTCAAAAAACTCTACAGCAAGTATTACAAAAAAATCTTTGCTTATTTTGTTCATCGGGTGAACTTTAGGGGAGAGGCTGAGGAGCTTAGTCAAGAAACTTTCTTGAGGGCGTTCAAAAGTTTGAACTATTTTAGTTATCAAGATTGCACTTACCTCAGTTATTTGTTGATGATCGCTCATAACTTGCTCGTTAACCACTATCGAAAATACCGGCCCGTCTTGAAAGATGATTTGAGCCTTTTAGCTACTACGGATGCCTCTGAGATTTACAAAGACATTGAACTAGAACTTTTGTGGAAGGCTGTTCACGAACTTTCTAAGATCGAAGAACAAGTACTCAAGATGAAATACCAAGAAGATCGATCTGTACGGGAGATTGCATATACTTTTGATAAGAGTGAAAATGCAATTAAACTGATTTTGTCGCGGGCTCGTAAAAAATTAGGTAAACAATTCGCAGAATAA
- a CDS encoding S-layer homology domain-containing protein, with protein MYKNLFIALLVLLVPTSLALAAITDDGEASDTVALSEEGESSDNPDSDDESADIEEDEEEDEDEDEEEEKDEEKDEDDEDSDMENAADKIEDAEEEIAEAEETIVEKEAEGKDVSDALVRLEGAKVLLADAQTEFDAGNYEEAEDLAKEAKHEAMYAKGKDIHSASEESELGENFGECIAEAVVSEDDDADEFDECFEDFEEEIADFVENLLSEEDQASNTAIDDALTALSTTVESELSNLLIALANFNVSGVNEDEVISDIEGIIESDDDSEKKASDLEDKIEEIKNESTEKKFEDDVIPFRDTDDEEWFFNFVDQMDSEACISGFKDEAGNELGEFRPSNEVLFGESMKFVLQCVLDKDPEEIAEGDFWARGYALTLQNDFSDLLSEDLLSRVENALVDDAEYTSEVTRGELIQLIVDVLGLDVSDASEAPFSDVTLDHSNVNAINYALSVGVISGDEATGKFRPDEVPNRAEVAKIIILAKQLFGEVAPHTSRSNLLMPVLLRTTGSSTFWDYLLPKDSLLTHSIPSQHGLDPQSHA; from the coding sequence ATGTATAAAAATCTATTTATTGCTTTGCTCGTACTCCTTGTGCCTACATCGCTAGCCTTAGCAGCCATTACTGACGATGGAGAAGCATCTGACACTGTTGCATTATCGGAAGAAGGTGAAAGCTCTGACAATCCAGATAGCGATGATGAATCGGCCGATATAGAGGAGGATGAAGAGGAGGATGAAGATGAAGATGAAGAGGAAGAGAAGGATGAAGAGAAGGATGAAGATGACGAAGATTCTGATATGGAAAATGCAGCTGATAAGATTGAAGACGCTGAGGAAGAAATTGCTGAAGCAGAAGAAACTATTGTTGAAAAAGAGGCGGAAGGAAAAGATGTTTCTGATGCACTGGTTAGACTTGAGGGTGCAAAAGTGCTTCTTGCTGATGCACAAACCGAATTTGACGCAGGAAACTATGAAGAAGCAGAAGATCTTGCTAAAGAAGCCAAACATGAAGCAATGTACGCCAAGGGAAAAGACATACACTCAGCCAGTGAGGAATCTGAACTTGGTGAAAACTTTGGAGAATGTATTGCTGAAGCAGTAGTCTCAGAAGATGATGATGCTGATGAGTTTGATGAATGTTTTGAAGACTTTGAAGAAGAAATCGCAGATTTTGTTGAAAACTTATTGTCCGAAGAAGACCAGGCCTCAAACACTGCGATCGATGACGCCCTTACGGCCCTTTCCACCACGGTTGAATCAGAATTGAGTAACCTTCTCATTGCTCTGGCGAACTTCAATGTAAGTGGAGTAAATGAGGATGAAGTGATCTCAGACATCGAAGGAATTATTGAATCAGATGACGATTCTGAAAAGAAGGCCTCAGATCTGGAAGACAAGATTGAAGAGATTAAAAATGAATCCACTGAAAAGAAATTCGAAGATGATGTGATTCCGTTTAGAGATACAGATGATGAAGAATGGTTCTTCAATTTTGTTGACCAAATGGATTCAGAAGCTTGTATTTCTGGATTCAAAGATGAAGCGGGAAATGAATTAGGCGAATTCCGTCCTTCAAATGAAGTACTGTTTGGAGAAAGTATGAAGTTTGTCTTGCAATGTGTCTTAGATAAAGACCCTGAGGAAATTGCAGAGGGTGATTTCTGGGCTCGTGGTTACGCACTCACACTCCAAAATGATTTCTCAGATTTACTTAGTGAAGACCTGTTAAGTCGGGTTGAAAATGCACTTGTAGATGATGCTGAATACACATCAGAAGTTACGCGAGGCGAACTCATTCAACTGATCGTTGATGTGCTTGGCTTGGATGTCTCTGACGCAAGTGAAGCACCTTTCAGTGATGTCACACTTGATCATTCAAATGTGAATGCGATCAACTATGCACTAAGCGTGGGAGTGATATCAGGTGACGAAGCAACGGGTAAGTTCCGCCCTGATGAAGTCCCTAACCGTGCTGAGGTTGCAAAGATCATTATCCTTGCTAAACAACTGTTCTGAGAAGTAGCACCACACACCAGTCGCTCAAATCTCCTAATGCCCGTGCTCCTCAGGACAACGGGTTCGAGTACCTTTTGGGATTACTTACTTCCAAAAGATTCATTACTCACGCACTCTATCCCGTCCCAACATTGATTAGATCCACAGTCACATGCGTAA
- a CDS encoding ATP-binding protein yields the protein MSFIFARYLVNPLERVIQATQSIAKGNYKSRVTSSRKDEVGDLCLAVNEMAGELEKMEQIRRDLVSNVAHELATPLTNIGGYLRAINDGTIEYGDEMKETLLLLESETDRLSNLVGDVRALYLVDSPKKNLELEDTDLNKLIREVVKNMRPEFESKALNLKMNLEEDLPSMKVDREKFIQVVMNLLANAIAYTANGGHIAVSTGRKNNEDCLSVKDDGIGISEEDLPYIFERFYRVDKSRSRKTGGTGVGLTIVKDLVEAHGGRIEVKSEPGKGSEFFIYL from the coding sequence ATGAGCTTCATTTTTGCTCGGTATCTGGTGAACCCACTGGAGCGGGTGATTCAGGCGACTCAATCCATCGCTAAAGGAAACTATAAATCGCGCGTCACAAGCAGTAGAAAAGATGAAGTCGGAGACCTTTGTCTTGCCGTGAACGAGATGGCAGGCGAACTGGAAAAAATGGAGCAAATCCGGCGAGATTTGGTTTCCAATGTGGCGCATGAACTCGCTACCCCACTCACCAACATCGGAGGTTATTTAAGAGCCATCAATGACGGCACCATTGAATACGGAGATGAAATGAAAGAAACCCTGCTGCTTTTGGAATCCGAAACCGACCGCCTTTCTAATTTAGTTGGAGATGTCCGAGCGCTGTATTTGGTGGACAGTCCTAAAAAGAATTTAGAATTGGAGGACACGGATTTAAACAAACTCATCAGGGAGGTCGTTAAAAATATGAGGCCCGAATTTGAATCCAAAGCGTTGAACCTCAAAATGAACCTTGAGGAGGATTTACCAAGCATGAAAGTCGATCGAGAAAAGTTCATTCAAGTGGTGATGAATCTGCTTGCGAATGCCATTGCCTACACTGCAAACGGCGGGCATATTGCAGTATCCACGGGAAGGAAGAACAACGAAGATTGCCTCTCAGTAAAAGACGATGGAATAGGAATTTCTGAAGAAGATCTCCCTTATATTTTTGAACGATTCTACCGAGTGGATAAATCTCGTTCCAGAAAAACAGGCGGAACCGGTGTTGGCCTCACCATCGTAAAAGACCTTGTTGAGGCCCATGGTGGCCGAATAGAAGTAAAGAGTGAACCGGGAAAAGGTTCAGAGTTTTTTATTTATTTATAA
- a CDS encoding cupin domain-containing protein, whose product MKGYHGDIEGLTLGNEKFRQVLYTGKHSQLVLMCLQASEEIGEEVHAGNDQFFRFESGTGKVLIDGNEYSVGSGSVVIIPAGAKHNIINTSSHDTLKMYTIYSPAHHKEGTIHSTKAEAKSDREEFDGVTTEGGQSLERTALVL is encoded by the coding sequence ATGAAAGGTTATCACGGCGACATTGAGGGCCTTACCCTTGGCAATGAAAAATTTCGGCAGGTCCTTTATACCGGTAAGCATTCCCAACTTGTATTGATGTGTTTGCAAGCCTCTGAAGAAATTGGTGAAGAGGTCCATGCTGGAAATGACCAATTCTTTCGATTCGAAAGTGGTACGGGAAAAGTATTGATTGATGGAAACGAATATAGTGTTGGCAGCGGTTCGGTCGTCATCATCCCCGCAGGAGCCAAGCATAACATTATTAATACTTCGTCTCACGATACGCTTAAGATGTATACCATCTACTCTCCGGCGCATCACAAAGAGGGCACCATTCACTCAACGAAAGCGGAGGCAAAAAGCGACCGTGAAGAGTTTGATGGGGTGACAACGGAATGAGGGCAAAGTCTTGAGCGGACAGCCCTTGTTTTATAA
- a CDS encoding ABC transporter permease yields the protein MKFYDLKHQTWASISQNKGRSSLTILGIVIGIASVIIMLSIGQGAQSSVEDSIASIGTDILTVSPGESSDSSGLSQGQGSGDTLTLDDVEFLREKLPFLEGVAPVSTERVQAVISGGTNTSVSIYGVDTSYLNVKELEMLQGEFFSEESVDTKEKTVVLGYTVFEDLYGTVTTNVVGQTVSINEIDFVIAGVVDELGSRQDDNLIYAPISTVQHYMAGSDSVSSITIKVGDDDLVTVTQEAATLMMRASHGITNPDEDDFSVDETGSFLEAASEITQIFTILLASVAGISLLVGGIGIMNMMLTTVKERTKEIGIRKSMGATEFEINIQFLAESFVLTLIGGILGVLIGVTASTIVSELGIITTKISISSILLSVGVSSVIGIVFGYYPAKQAAQLDPIEALRYE from the coding sequence ATGAAATTTTACGACTTAAAACATCAGACTTGGGCAAGCATCTCCCAAAATAAAGGGCGGTCCAGTTTAACCATACTCGGCATTGTCATCGGAATTGCTTCCGTGATCATCATGCTGAGTATTGGACAAGGCGCTCAATCGTCCGTAGAAGATTCCATTGCATCCATTGGAACGGATATTTTAACGGTTTCACCCGGTGAAAGCAGCGACAGTTCCGGTTTGAGTCAGGGCCAAGGCTCGGGAGATACGCTCACTCTGGATGATGTAGAATTTTTGCGTGAGAAGCTACCTTTTTTGGAGGGCGTGGCTCCGGTGAGTACCGAGCGAGTACAAGCGGTGATTTCTGGGGGAACCAACACGAGCGTCAGTATTTATGGGGTCGACACTTCATACTTAAATGTGAAGGAACTGGAAATGTTGCAGGGAGAGTTTTTCTCAGAGGAGTCGGTGGACACAAAAGAAAAGACCGTCGTTCTGGGCTACACCGTTTTTGAAGATTTATATGGGACGGTGACCACGAATGTCGTTGGCCAAACCGTTTCAATCAACGAAATTGATTTTGTGATTGCGGGTGTGGTGGACGAGCTTGGATCGAGGCAGGACGATAATTTAATCTACGCGCCCATATCCACCGTGCAGCATTACATGGCGGGCTCCGACTCGGTCTCTTCTATTACAATCAAAGTAGGAGACGACGATCTTGTAACGGTGACTCAAGAAGCCGCAACCCTCATGATGCGGGCCTCGCATGGCATCACCAATCCGGACGAGGATGATTTTTCTGTGGATGAAACGGGGTCCTTTCTTGAAGCGGCCTCGGAAATCACACAAATTTTCACGATTCTATTGGCTTCGGTTGCAGGAATTTCACTCCTTGTGGGAGGCATTGGAATCATGAACATGATGCTCACCACCGTAAAGGAACGCACGAAAGAAATTGGGATTCGTAAATCCATGGGCGCGACCGAATTTGAAATCAATATCCAATTCCTAGCCGAATCCTTTGTGCTAACCCTGATTGGAGGAATTTTAGGAGTCCTCATCGGAGTAACCGCATCAACCATCGTAAGTGAGCTCGGCATCATAACAACTAAAATCAGCATCAGCTCCATTCTTCTTTCCGTAGGAGTGTCCAGTGTGATTGGAATCGTTTTTGGATACTATCCCGCGAAACAAGCGGCGCAGCTTGACCCCATCGAGGCCCTTCGTTACGAATAA
- a CDS encoding YggS family pyridoxal phosphate-dependent enzyme yields the protein MNTRIDSLKQEVAPAKLMVVTKGRSAEEVYRVVQAGAQYLGENRVQEVLAKYSPDLMEALALAGAENHFIGKLQTNKVKALLPYIHAIHSVDSLKLAQKIHKEAESLGRIIPVYLQVNATGEAQKSGFSPEVLRAHIEEIRKLRFISVVGLMCMGKEGDPEETRKAFRLCRQLANEYELEGCSMGMSADYPIALSEGSTMVRIGRRVFEG from the coding sequence ATGAACACTCGAATCGATTCATTGAAGCAAGAAGTGGCCCCGGCAAAGCTCATGGTCGTCACGAAAGGGCGATCGGCGGAGGAGGTTTATAGGGTTGTTCAGGCTGGGGCACAATATTTGGGTGAGAATCGTGTTCAAGAGGTGTTGGCAAAATACAGTCCGGATTTAATGGAAGCGCTTGCTTTGGCGGGCGCAGAAAACCATTTTATTGGCAAGCTCCAGACCAACAAGGTGAAAGCGCTTTTGCCTTATATTCACGCCATTCATTCCGTGGATAGTTTGAAATTGGCTCAAAAAATTCACAAAGAAGCAGAATCTCTTGGGCGTATCATTCCGGTCTACCTACAAGTAAACGCTACTGGTGAAGCTCAAAAATCAGGTTTTTCGCCAGAAGTTCTTCGGGCGCATATAGAAGAGATTCGTAAGTTAAGATTTATATCGGTGGTCGGTCTTATGTGTATGGGAAAAGAGGGAGATCCAGAAGAAACGAGAAAGGCCTTTCGGCTTTGTCGCCAGCTGGCCAATGAGTATGAGCTCGAAGGCTGTTCCATGGGCATGAGTGCGGATTACCCCATCGCTCTCTCCGAAGGATCAACCATGGTTAGAATTGGGAGGAGGGTATTTGAGGGTTAA
- a CDS encoding response regulator transcription factor — MHQATLLIVEDDENIAALIKLYAEKAGFRAIVALEGQTGLEYAEQMDLDCIILDLMLPNISGVDILKQVRKTKDTPVIILTAKEEEVEMLLGLELGADDYITKPFKPSVLMARVKAVLRRSQASPSKEKLEVIQAGALTIDCTKHRASLEDRELEFSPIEMRLIALLASHPGQVFNRDQLMEKIYEGKGKFVFDRTVDVHIGNIRKKLGDDPKQPRFIQSVFGVGYKFKEQGNLKFKPSCSWVPYGSFLSPSFWWRSQEESGSSMNSSNFYWKMKSRWMHSAPLQGTGQPWAALSESSFCSQLWVRF, encoded by the coding sequence ATGCATCAAGCCACTCTACTCATCGTTGAGGACGATGAAAACATTGCCGCTCTCATTAAACTCTATGCTGAAAAAGCAGGGTTTCGGGCAATCGTAGCCTTAGAGGGCCAAACGGGCTTGGAGTATGCGGAGCAAATGGATCTAGACTGCATCATTCTGGACCTCATGCTGCCAAATATTTCGGGCGTGGACATACTCAAGCAAGTGCGTAAAACCAAAGACACGCCCGTCATTATTTTAACGGCAAAGGAAGAAGAAGTGGAAATGCTCCTCGGCCTTGAGCTGGGTGCGGATGATTACATCACAAAACCTTTTAAACCCAGCGTTTTGATGGCACGGGTGAAGGCCGTGCTCCGTCGTAGCCAAGCCAGTCCAAGCAAGGAGAAGCTCGAGGTCATTCAAGCAGGTGCCTTAACGATTGATTGCACAAAGCACCGCGCCTCACTTGAGGACAGAGAGCTTGAATTTTCACCTATTGAAATGCGTTTAATTGCTCTGCTGGCCTCCCATCCCGGGCAGGTTTTTAACCGAGATCAGCTCATGGAAAAAATATATGAAGGAAAAGGGAAATTTGTCTTTGATCGAACCGTGGATGTTCACATTGGGAACATCCGTAAAAAACTTGGCGATGACCCCAAGCAGCCTCGTTTCATCCAATCTGTCTTTGGGGTGGGATATAAATTTAAAGAACAATGAAATTTAAAATTCAAGCCAAGCTGCTCTTGGGTTCCATATTGATCCTTCTTATCACCGTCATTTTGGTGGCGGTCACAGGAAGAATCTGGTTCCAGCATGAATTCCAGCAATTTTTACTGGAAAATGAAATCTCGTTGGATGCACTCAGCCCCCCTCCAGGGGACCGGCCAGCCTTGGGCGGCTTTGAGCGAATCTTCCTTTTGTTCACAATTGTGGGTGCGGTTCTAG
- a CDS encoding FAD-dependent oxidoreductase, which produces MQKTVVIFGAGVAGLSAAHEFSRLGYQVTIYESNPDAGGFFRSARMDKDQGMPSEYSWHGFGPWYHNTYDIMRQIPFDDHNSVYDKSLSRPINYGIAHDQTNEDEDVNDCFRALKRFRMTMWDKMRWAILLFKTWSANNRTKEYYSRLNASDAWKPIMSDRGWKTWRSTFGPWVGSDWTRVSLHHVGQFFRRNLMSGERHEHKSDDEGEEWSQGAGDGWLLLRGPSNEFWFDKWVKYLQEKGVKMLWQTSLRKLVYNGKSITGACLSSGEMVHADIYVVAINPFSAADIFDQTPELAALDELRFFRPLIGDGPHTQVSFHLAFSERVSWPKERSALLLPDSEFNLTLFPEEQVWSEDVVLGDGVVSLWTGTACVSSVPGRKYGLALSHCTKEQFIEEIKDQLSRCAELNLLLKQANQGRELKDFSLLRIEVWHEWQFSSAGIKPRQPKWVMSNHTQPYLPSQRTPVPNLLLAGAHTKTDADIWSIEAAVESGRRAAKIIEPEVHVIEQYKPSWLRAISAIDDICFRLRLPHVLDILLIIVSVIIILFLVRLSLRITWYISFF; this is translated from the coding sequence ATGCAGAAGACCGTCGTCATTTTCGGTGCTGGCGTCGCGGGGCTGAGTGCCGCTCATGAATTTTCACGATTGGGATATCAAGTGACGATTTATGAATCGAATCCGGATGCGGGAGGGTTTTTTAGAAGTGCACGAATGGACAAAGATCAAGGGATGCCGTCTGAATATTCGTGGCATGGTTTTGGTCCCTGGTATCACAATACCTATGACATCATGAGACAGATTCCATTTGATGACCACAATAGCGTTTATGATAAAAGTCTTTCGAGACCGATCAATTATGGCATCGCCCATGATCAGACAAATGAAGATGAGGATGTGAACGACTGCTTTAGAGCCTTGAAACGATTTCGAATGACAATGTGGGACAAAATGCGATGGGCAATCTTGCTTTTTAAAACATGGAGTGCAAATAATCGTACAAAGGAATATTACTCAAGGCTCAATGCTTCTGATGCATGGAAACCGATCATGAGCGATCGGGGCTGGAAAACATGGCGCTCCACCTTTGGCCCTTGGGTTGGTTCTGATTGGACGCGCGTATCGCTGCATCATGTCGGACAATTTTTTCGTCGCAATCTCATGTCCGGAGAAAGGCACGAGCATAAATCTGATGATGAAGGAGAAGAATGGTCACAGGGTGCAGGTGATGGTTGGCTTCTGCTTCGTGGACCAAGCAACGAATTCTGGTTTGATAAATGGGTAAAATATCTTCAAGAAAAGGGGGTGAAGATGCTTTGGCAAACATCACTTCGTAAGCTGGTCTATAACGGTAAAAGTATCACAGGAGCATGCTTGTCATCTGGAGAGATGGTGCATGCAGATATTTATGTCGTTGCGATAAATCCTTTTTCTGCTGCTGATATTTTTGATCAGACACCGGAGCTTGCAGCTCTGGACGAACTGCGTTTTTTTAGACCCCTTATAGGCGATGGTCCACATACGCAGGTCTCTTTCCATTTAGCATTTTCCGAACGAGTATCTTGGCCCAAAGAAAGAAGTGCGCTTCTTCTGCCCGATTCGGAATTCAATCTGACTCTTTTCCCAGAAGAACAAGTGTGGTCAGAAGATGTGGTGCTTGGCGACGGTGTTGTTTCATTATGGACCGGTACCGCCTGCGTCTCATCAGTGCCTGGGAGAAAATATGGTCTAGCACTTTCCCATTGTACAAAAGAACAGTTCATTGAAGAAATAAAAGACCAACTTTCTCGCTGTGCGGAATTGAATCTCCTGTTGAAGCAAGCAAATCAAGGAAGAGAGTTAAAAGATTTTTCTTTGTTAAGAATTGAAGTCTGGCATGAGTGGCAATTTTCTTCAGCAGGTATCAAACCACGCCAGCCCAAGTGGGTCATGAGCAATCATACTCAGCCCTACCTGCCCAGCCAACGAACACCAGTTCCAAATTTGCTTCTCGCAGGTGCTCACACGAAAACAGACGCAGATATTTGGAGTATCGAGGCTGCGGTTGAGAGTGGCCGACGAGCCGCAAAAATCATCGAACCTGAGGTTCATGTTATTGAGCAATACAAGCCAAGCTGGCTTCGTGCAATCAGTGCAATCGATGACATTTGTTTCCGCTTGAGACTCCCTCATGTCCTCGATATCCTCCTCATTATTGTTTCTGTAATCATAATTCTTTTCCTAGTGAGACTATCCCTGCGGATTACCTGGTACATATCCTTTTTCTAG
- a CDS encoding protease inhibitor I42 family protein, producing MKTLIFSLMVVALLGMHIVQAAQTQTQTQNFEDIPQGAWYEEAVQFMHQWEFMTGDTNGNFDPHRSVNRAELAMVMYRFYYHLENQFQLSPVVGTMDVDKNETFTITLDANPSTGYEWQVNFDEDYLDLTDRDFEADSELLGSSGEETFQFKALESGTTYIYFIYLRPFEEDEAPIEKQIYKIRISGSLNFAIVKEGFLKLCR from the coding sequence ATGAAGACTTTAATCTTTAGCCTGATGGTGGTTGCCCTTTTGGGCATGCATATAGTTCAGGCAGCTCAAACTCAAACTCAAACTCAAAATTTTGAGGATATCCCACAAGGTGCCTGGTATGAAGAAGCCGTACAGTTTATGCATCAATGGGAATTCATGACTGGTGACACAAACGGAAATTTTGATCCCCATCGTTCCGTTAATCGGGCAGAACTCGCTATGGTGATGTACCGCTTTTACTATCACTTAGAAAATCAATTCCAGTTGTCTCCAGTGGTGGGAACCATGGATGTTGATAAAAATGAAACTTTCACCATTACATTGGATGCTAACCCTAGCACCGGTTACGAATGGCAAGTGAATTTTGATGAAGATTATCTAGACTTGACGGACCGTGATTTCGAAGCAGATTCCGAGCTTTTGGGCAGTAGTGGGGAAGAAACTTTCCAGTTCAAAGCTTTGGAGTCTGGCACCACCTATATTTATTTCATCTATTTGCGCCCCTTCGAAGAAGATGAAGCGCCTATTGAGAAGCAGATCTACAAAATAAGAATTTCTTGATCACTAAATTTTGCTATAGTGAAAGAAGGATTTTTAAAACTTTGCCGATAA